In the genome of Myroides phaeus, one region contains:
- a CDS encoding response regulator transcription factor — protein MKIKVGIVDDHKLFRTSFGLLLSQLDTLKVVLQCSNGIELLEILKNKMVDILFLDIQVPIMDGFEIALKLNESYPNIKILVLSSFNDPYTIERMLKYNIAGYLTKNAGLSQIKKAIYNVYEDGVYYDSQIRSIVKHLQDADYKKDAGLTHKEIEIIKLFVKQYSGRQIAEKLHLSVRTVEKHKEIIMQKTKANNFIGAIAYAIIRHYITEDDLL, from the coding sequence ATGAAAATTAAAGTTGGAATAGTAGATGATCACAAACTTTTTAGAACAAGTTTTGGTTTGCTTTTGTCTCAATTGGACACATTAAAAGTGGTACTTCAGTGTTCTAATGGTATAGAGTTATTAGAGATTTTAAAAAATAAAATGGTAGATATTTTATTTTTAGATATTCAAGTGCCTATTATGGATGGTTTTGAGATAGCTCTTAAACTCAATGAGAGTTATCCAAACATTAAAATACTTGTTCTTAGTAGCTTTAATGATCCTTATACTATAGAGAGAATGCTTAAATATAATATAGCGGGATATCTAACAAAGAATGCAGGATTGTCTCAGATTAAAAAAGCTATTTACAATGTATATGAGGATGGAGTGTATTATGATAGTCAAATAAGGAGTATAGTAAAACACTTGCAAGATGCTGATTACAAAAAGGATGCTGGTTTAACTCACAAGGAGATAGAGATTATTAAGTTATTTGTAAAGCAGTATAGTGGAAGACAAATAGCAGAAAAGCTTCATCTAAGTGTTAGAACTGTGGAGAAGCACAAAGAGATTATTATGCAAAAAACAAAAGCCAATAACTTTATTGGAGCTATTGCTTATGCTATTATTCGACACTATATAACAGAAGACGATCTTCTTTAG
- a CDS encoding DoxX family protein, which translates to MKTKFALIVQYFFVLLFVYAAISKLITFEEFQVQLTQSPLLSAYATIIAYLVIIVEVVIALLLSLKQTKTLGLYFSYGLMVAFTIYIYLILNYSDFIPCSCGGILEKMGWTEHLWFNIIVCILGLLAIYFQENDKENNKKNKKRFIISSILLTILSIGIVILLFLSSEHIIKKENPFIRRYLPHGVIEDETLDLQVNSFYFSGYYNDTIYLGNYTAPLRYISIDQQFQRQDFQIQIDSLKLPYTQLKFKTKYPYFYVADGTISIVFKGRLDNQNKQQPTEILSYKEAYFSDFTPIDSTTIAFKGQSSKNYQNVLGIINQQSTTKVKLNSDLLQSDSDGVFDTDGILSYSKEKQQLIYTYYYKNQFIQTDQKLNLLNRQNTIDTTKTQSIASAKLSTGENKMTSPVKAINSKVIAHRNLLFIVSNSMGQNESQEMWKQASIVDVYDFINNSYVGSFYINHLGEDKLSDLIVTDHYLYGLFDKNLVRYKLARSLTSKFQ; encoded by the coding sequence ATGAAAACCAAATTCGCTCTTATTGTACAATACTTCTTTGTATTACTTTTTGTTTATGCAGCCATAAGCAAACTTATCACCTTTGAAGAATTTCAAGTTCAACTGACTCAGTCTCCATTATTAAGTGCTTATGCTACTATTATAGCTTATTTGGTTATTATTGTTGAAGTTGTTATTGCTTTACTTTTATCATTAAAGCAGACCAAAACTTTAGGATTATATTTTAGTTATGGATTAATGGTAGCTTTTACTATTTATATCTATCTGATATTAAACTACAGTGATTTTATTCCTTGTTCTTGTGGAGGCATACTTGAAAAGATGGGATGGACAGAGCATCTTTGGTTTAATATCATCGTCTGTATTTTGGGGTTATTAGCTATTTACTTTCAAGAAAATGATAAAGAGAATAATAAAAAAAACAAAAAGCGTTTTATTATATCTTCTATATTACTAACTATACTAAGCATAGGTATTGTTATTTTGCTTTTTCTTTCTTCAGAACACATTATTAAAAAAGAAAATCCCTTTATAAGAAGGTATTTACCTCATGGAGTAATAGAGGATGAAACTCTTGATTTACAAGTTAACTCTTTCTACTTTTCAGGTTACTATAATGACACTATATATTTGGGTAATTATACCGCTCCACTTCGATATATATCAATTGATCAACAATTTCAAAGACAAGATTTTCAGATACAGATTGACTCTCTAAAACTTCCCTATACTCAATTAAAATTCAAAACAAAGTACCCTTATTTTTACGTAGCTGACGGGACTATTTCTATAGTATTTAAAGGAAGACTAGATAATCAAAATAAGCAACAACCTACAGAAATACTAAGTTACAAAGAGGCTTACTTTTCAGACTTTACTCCAATAGATTCCACTACTATTGCCTTTAAAGGGCAAAGTAGTAAAAACTATCAAAATGTACTAGGTATAATAAATCAACAAAGTACCACTAAAGTAAAACTCAATTCTGATTTACTACAAAGTGATTCAGATGGAGTCTTTGACACAGATGGAATACTAAGTTATAGTAAAGAAAAACAACAATTAATATACACATACTATTATAAAAATCAGTTTATTCAAACGGATCAAAAACTAAATCTACTAAACAGACAAAACACTATAGATACGACTAAAACCCAAAGTATCGCTTCAGCTAAATTATCAACAGGAGAAAACAAAATGACTTCTCCTGTAAAAGCTATTAATTCAAAAGTTATCGCTCATCGCAATCTCTTGTTTATAGTATCAAATTCAATGGGACAAAATGAGTCCCAAGAGATGTGGAAACAAGCCAGTATTGTAGATGTGTATGACTTTATAAATAACAGTTATGTTGGAAGCTTTTACATCAACCACCTAGGGGAAGATAAGCTATCTGATTTAATTGTTACAGACCATTATCTCTATGGTCTATTTGACAAGAACCTTGTTCGTTACAAACTGGCCAGATCGCTAACAAGCAAGTTTCAGTAA
- a CDS encoding helix-turn-helix domain-containing protein, producing the protein MSKPSIQILNNYQYKKLFLPDINEHSLFNESKIQIYRIEDYLRGIVMPVIPYRTTFNFMIFVTTGTLTQHLESGAYTLIAGDVINVKQGNITATLSISEDIEGFFVVYESEVITDISLGSTDLQFFTMNPYVVLDDTNANWVRRVLELLEEEVNGETKDMEISIALLLTVLKKIIRTDIENKTPMTRQLDIAFKFRELVQKFHIDHKNVLFYANLLHISENYLNKCVKEATNKPPKQWINEISILHSQILLQDKTRDIAGIAFELGYSSASYFTRLFKKVTAYSPSDYRKQKFIL; encoded by the coding sequence ATGTCAAAACCTTCAATACAAATTCTAAATAATTATCAGTACAAAAAGCTGTTTTTGCCAGATATTAATGAGCACAGCCTTTTTAATGAGAGTAAAATACAGATATATCGTATTGAGGATTATTTGAGAGGCATCGTAATGCCAGTTATCCCGTACCGTACTACGTTTAACTTTATGATTTTTGTAACCACAGGTACCCTAACGCAACACCTTGAAAGTGGAGCGTATACCTTAATTGCAGGAGACGTAATCAACGTAAAACAAGGGAATATTACAGCTACGTTGTCTATATCGGAAGACATAGAAGGCTTCTTTGTTGTTTACGAGAGTGAGGTTATCACCGATATTTCTTTAGGTAGTACAGATTTACAATTCTTTACAATGAACCCTTATGTAGTTTTAGACGACACCAATGCCAATTGGGTTAGACGCGTATTAGAACTGCTGGAAGAGGAAGTAAATGGCGAAACTAAAGATATGGAAATCAGTATAGCGTTATTGCTAACTGTCTTAAAGAAAATCATTAGAACAGATATTGAGAATAAGACCCCAATGACAAGGCAGTTAGACATTGCCTTTAAATTCAGAGAGTTGGTACAGAAATTTCATATCGACCATAAAAATGTGCTGTTCTACGCAAACCTTCTCCACATTTCAGAGAACTATCTCAACAAATGCGTCAAGGAAGCAACAAACAAACCCCCGAAGCAGTGGATCAATGAAATTAGTATTCTGCACAGTCAAATCTTATTACAAGATAAGACCAGAGATATCGCTGGTATTGCCTTTGAATTAGGCTATAGTTCAGCCTCGTACTTTACTCGATTATTCAAGAAAGTAACAGCATACTCGCCAAGCGATTATCGAAAACAGAAGTTTATTTTGTAG
- a CDS encoding sensor histidine kinase — MENKIKLLFWLEIFIMIALVITVIILVIVYQKNLNKYRNNQLKQQLRNNLIVEHKERARIAKELYDGLCGDLAALKNYVSVIELSQDKDLIKSTISDIQESVLLCYDEALRVSYNLSPVLIKDNPISIILSNYLTRISRATNISMFFKCDKQTFSLSELVRLELYRIVQELIQNIIKHSMATYTVLELKWVDNQLILSIIDDGIKYDFNADLKGQDVGLGLSNIKTRVQQIKADFIYQRQKEVNVVKLKIKNKYEN, encoded by the coding sequence ATGGAAAATAAAATAAAACTACTCTTTTGGCTTGAGATTTTTATTATGATTGCTCTTGTTATTACTGTGATTATCCTTGTGATTGTTTATCAGAAGAATTTAAACAAGTATCGCAATAATCAGTTAAAACAACAACTTAGAAATAATTTAATAGTAGAGCATAAAGAAAGGGCAAGAATAGCTAAGGAGCTATACGATGGACTTTGTGGAGATTTAGCTGCTTTAAAAAATTATGTTAGTGTTATAGAACTTAGTCAAGACAAGGATTTGATAAAGTCTACAATTTCAGATATCCAAGAAAGTGTTTTATTGTGTTATGACGAAGCTTTAAGAGTGAGTTATAATCTTTCTCCTGTTTTGATTAAAGATAATCCAATTAGCATTATACTAAGTAATTATCTAACTAGGATATCCAGAGCAACCAATATAAGTATGTTTTTTAAATGTGATAAACAAACATTTTCTTTAAGTGAGTTAGTTAGGTTAGAACTCTATAGAATAGTACAGGAGTTAATCCAAAATATTATTAAACATAGTATGGCAACTTATACGGTCTTAGAGCTTAAATGGGTGGATAATCAGTTAATATTATCTATAATTGATGATGGTATAAAGTATGATTTTAATGCTGATTTAAAAGGACAGGATGTTGGCTTGGGGCTTAGTAATATTAAAACAAGAGTACAGCAGATTAAGGCAGACTTTATTTATCAGCGACAAAAAGAAGTAAATGTTGTCAAATTAAAAATAAAGAATAAATATGAAAATTAA
- a CDS encoding DUF6520 family protein, whose translation MRKFLKSAGLPIGVFALAIGSAFATNAMKNVNPDRVIGYQQLDSEELTCVKKIECAVLGSQVCTWNDPVTNLDHNLYGMEAESNETSCTRPLFRIE comes from the coding sequence ATGAGAAAATTTTTAAAATCAGCAGGTTTGCCAATCGGAGTATTCGCACTTGCTATCGGTAGTGCATTTGCAACAAATGCAATGAAAAATGTAAATCCAGATCGTGTAATTGGATATCAGCAGTTAGATTCGGAAGAATTAACATGTGTTAAGAAAATAGAATGTGCTGTATTAGGTTCACAAGTTTGTACATGGAATGATCCAGTAACAAACCTAGATCATAATCTGTATGGAATGGAGGCGGAAAGTAATGAAACTTCTTGTACAAGACCATTATTTCGTATTGAATAA
- a CDS encoding RteC domain-containing protein: protein MTQNVLYTSVLKQIESKEIELNLNDSTSISQTYEMIHFLRLLLVKLKKEILQTGFLNQIEEIEFFKVIKPQVLGKLIYYNKLYKIETSCPIDFVVKNKYYHKHLHELNLEYKKYFAHNEFYKYYNANRIDKDIEYFTLGKMDLLIGLNSFIFEVDAMFSTYYDYKIARILSHDLLQNYLHEKIQEYSISNNHIISSNLVWSESQNALVELIYALYLSGSINNGKGEIRKIALLFQQLFGIKPLDIHHAFHRMKYRAKSKTCYLDKLKKVLEEYMDKEG, encoded by the coding sequence ATGACACAAAATGTTCTTTACACAAGTGTATTAAAACAAATCGAATCAAAAGAAATTGAACTAAACTTAAATGATTCTACTTCCATTTCACAAACCTATGAAATGATTCATTTTTTAAGACTCCTACTTGTAAAACTCAAAAAAGAAATACTGCAAACTGGATTTTTAAATCAAATAGAAGAAATAGAGTTTTTTAAAGTAATTAAACCTCAAGTTTTAGGAAAACTAATCTATTATAACAAGCTCTATAAAATAGAAACAAGTTGTCCAATAGATTTTGTTGTTAAGAATAAATACTATCATAAACATCTGCACGAATTAAACCTTGAGTATAAGAAGTATTTTGCTCACAATGAATTTTATAAATATTATAATGCAAACCGCATAGACAAAGACATCGAGTACTTTACTCTTGGTAAAATGGATTTACTTATTGGTTTAAATAGCTTCATATTTGAAGTAGACGCTATGTTTTCAACTTATTATGACTATAAGATAGCTAGAATCCTATCTCATGATCTCCTTCAAAATTATCTTCATGAGAAAATACAAGAATACAGTATTAGTAACAATCATATTATATCATCTAATTTAGTTTGGTCTGAGTCTCAAAATGCACTGGTAGAACTTATCTATGCGCTTTATCTTTCAGGATCAATTAATAATGGTAAAGGAGAGATACGAAAAATTGCACTCCTATTTCAACAATTATTTGGTATAAAACCTTTAGATATACATCATGCTTTTCACAGAATGAAATATAGAGCTAAATCCAAAACGTGTTATTTAGATAAATTAAAAAAAGTATTAGAAGAATATATGGATAAAGAAGGCTGA
- a CDS encoding urease accessory protein UreD, whose product MVCSLDIKVEQRDGVSFLKDAYVTQPFRIVPVGQYRRDKAAYLMIMSSSPGLLDGDDHRLEVKVAENSKLQLQTQAYQRLFHMRDKSTQTMAINLEKGAAFAYVPHPVVPQNSSTFISHNIVNLAEDCQFLLSDIVTCGRKMSGEQFEYNHFQNLTEVFVDNEMVLKDNVLLQPELMPIQGLGILEGFTHQGTLIYCNTANVSVEEYITYFHAQYKDVENIVFGISKTEQDGFVVRILGYGAEQLFNIFQEIQQKLWSELFL is encoded by the coding sequence AAAGTTGAGCAACGTGACGGTGTATCCTTCTTAAAGGATGCATACGTTACTCAACCATTCAGAATTGTTCCAGTGGGACAATATCGTCGTGATAAGGCAGCTTATCTGATGATTATGAGTTCATCACCGGGATTGTTAGACGGAGATGACCACAGACTTGAAGTGAAAGTGGCAGAGAACTCGAAGTTACAATTGCAAACGCAAGCGTACCAACGTTTATTCCATATGAGAGATAAGTCAACACAAACAATGGCTATCAACCTTGAAAAAGGAGCTGCCTTTGCTTATGTACCTCACCCTGTTGTACCTCAGAATTCATCAACATTCATTAGTCACAACATCGTTAATCTGGCAGAAGATTGCCAATTCTTATTAAGTGATATTGTTACTTGTGGACGTAAGATGTCTGGAGAACAGTTTGAGTACAATCACTTTCAAAACTTAACAGAAGTTTTCGTAGACAATGAAATGGTCTTAAAAGACAATGTGTTGTTACAACCTGAGTTGATGCCTATTCAAGGATTGGGAATTTTAGAAGGTTTTACACACCAAGGAACATTGATTTACTGTAACACAGCTAATGTGTCAGTAGAAGAATACATCACTTACTTCCACGCTCAGTACAAAGACGTTGAAAACATCGTTTTTGGAATTAGTAAAACAGAGCAAGATGGCTTTGTAGTAAGGATACTTGGTTATGGTGCAGAACAGTTATTCAACATCTTTCAGGAGATTCAACAAAAACTGTGGAGTGAACTATTCCTATAA
- a CDS encoding urea transporter: MKTIVSHYYNALFKGFGQIMLQGNAITGILFIAAIFYDSALMGVAGIVSNLVGIGTAKLMKFNDEDIENGLYGFNASLIGVALIFYFQSNIWVWLAIVLASVIATIAMGYAVKYKLPAYTFPFVGMTWITLFVLSIPELAIPSVPEHFVDIQELDDFLIEGHAFGQVIFQGSFIAGVIFFLGVFISKPINALYAFVAVMISVFISHYVDISDDLVKEGVLSFNAVLCGIAMGGDKVRDGIYVLVSVTIATYIDALMIEYGWTALTFPFVFSMWLMYPIRRFDGWLVDKYFSKKQEIA; this comes from the coding sequence ATGAAAACGATTGTTAGTCATTATTACAATGCATTGTTCAAAGGATTTGGACAAATTATGTTACAAGGAAACGCAATAACAGGAATCTTATTTATTGCAGCTATTTTTTACGATTCAGCACTAATGGGAGTAGCTGGTATTGTGAGTAACTTAGTAGGTATCGGAACTGCAAAGTTGATGAAGTTCAATGATGAAGATATCGAAAACGGACTATACGGTTTTAACGCAAGTTTAATCGGGGTAGCCCTAATCTTCTACTTCCAATCTAATATTTGGGTGTGGTTGGCTATTGTTTTAGCATCGGTAATAGCTACTATTGCAATGGGTTATGCTGTGAAATACAAACTACCAGCATATACATTTCCATTCGTAGGAATGACTTGGATTACACTTTTTGTGTTAAGTATCCCAGAATTAGCTATCCCTTCAGTGCCAGAACACTTCGTTGACATTCAAGAATTAGACGATTTCTTAATTGAAGGACACGCCTTCGGACAAGTAATTTTCCAAGGAAGCTTCATAGCAGGTGTTATCTTCTTTTTAGGAGTATTCATCAGTAAGCCGATCAATGCGCTATACGCTTTTGTAGCAGTAATGATTAGTGTTTTCATTTCTCACTACGTTGATATCTCAGACGATTTAGTAAAAGAAGGAGTTTTAAGTTTCAACGCTGTACTTTGTGGTATTGCCATGGGAGGAGACAAAGTTAGAGACGGAATTTACGTTTTAGTAAGTGTAACTATTGCAACGTATATTGACGCTTTAATGATAGAATATGGATGGACAGCCTTAACGTTCCCATTTGTGTTTTCAATGTGGTTAATGTATCCAATCAGAAGATTTGATGGATGGTTAGTCGATAAATATTTTTCTAAAAAGCAAGAAATAGCATAG
- a CDS encoding Crp/Fnr family transcriptional regulator translates to MLRINIDFLSYIESLAQTEVFNDKILLHPYKPKDIMLHQGDAVTKVIVIKDGITKCFITEENGKEYIPEFLSTGEIMGEIEYLSKRNCLCSVEAITPVNAYIIPLSVFEHLLKTDITFNNTILEVEAVRVYNTSQRASFQQLYTVEHALEKLLELQQKENVVISKEDMASYLGITTRTLNRSLKKIHEGEE, encoded by the coding sequence ATGTTAAGAATAAATATTGATTTTTTATCGTACATCGAGTCGCTTGCTCAGACGGAAGTTTTCAATGATAAAATTCTCCTACATCCTTATAAACCAAAGGATATTATGCTGCACCAAGGGGATGCGGTTACCAAAGTTATCGTGATTAAAGACGGTATTACCAAGTGCTTTATTACAGAGGAAAATGGGAAGGAATATATTCCGGAGTTTTTGAGTACGGGTGAGATTATGGGTGAGATTGAATACTTGAGTAAAAGGAACTGCTTGTGCTCAGTGGAGGCAATTACCCCCGTGAATGCGTATATTATTCCACTATCGGTTTTTGAGCATTTACTGAAAACAGATATCACGTTTAATAATACGATTTTAGAGGTTGAAGCGGTACGTGTGTATAACACCAGCCAACGTGCTTCTTTTCAACAGTTATATACGGTTGAACACGCTTTGGAGAAATTGTTGGAACTACAACAAAAAGAGAATGTGGTCATTTCGAAAGAGGATATGGCGTCTTATCTTGGAATTACAACCCGTACGTTGAATAGGTCGTTGAAGAAAATTCACGAGGGCGAAGAGTAA
- a CDS encoding aminopeptidase P family protein codes for MFNTTTYKNRRAKLADNVQAKGLLLFLGNIENPVNFEDNTYHFRQDSSFLYYFGIQQPHLAAIIDLDENKTIVFGDEMSIDAIVWMGRQETLKEKCAKAGVEETRPFADLYTYLKKAQNAQRSVHYLPPYQSVNKILLSDLLEVPIKQLSPSVPMIKAIVAQREIKEAQEIVEIEKALTVTNEMHLLAMRMSKAGVKEYEIVSAIQNVAGSHNCELAYPSIVTINGGILHNHYKMNTLQSGQLLLNDSGCETAMGYASDLTRTFPVDKKFTAEQRDLYNVVLASFEAAKAELREGTKFKNVHLKAAEILSQGLIDLGFMKGNAQDAVAAHAHTMFFQCGLGHMMGLDVHDMEDLGEQYVGYTADEPKETSIFGLKSLRLGKALKAGHVLTVEPGIYFIPELIEMWEADKKNAEFINYEKVKAFQHFGGIRIEDNFLIQADGYQHLGPELIKTVAEIEDYKAKF; via the coding sequence ATGTTCAACACAACAACATATAAAAACAGAAGAGCGAAATTAGCTGATAATGTACAAGCTAAAGGCCTTTTATTATTTTTGGGAAACATTGAAAACCCAGTGAACTTCGAAGACAACACCTATCACTTCAGACAAGATAGTTCGTTTTTATACTATTTTGGCATCCAACAACCCCATTTAGCAGCAATCATCGACTTAGACGAAAACAAAACAATTGTCTTTGGAGACGAGATGTCAATTGACGCAATCGTGTGGATGGGGCGCCAAGAAACACTAAAAGAGAAATGTGCAAAAGCAGGAGTAGAGGAAACTCGCCCTTTTGCAGACTTATATACCTACCTTAAAAAAGCCCAAAACGCACAACGCTCAGTGCATTACCTGCCACCATATCAGTCGGTAAACAAAATATTGTTAAGCGATTTATTAGAAGTGCCAATCAAACAATTATCGCCATCCGTGCCAATGATTAAGGCCATTGTAGCACAAAGAGAAATCAAAGAAGCACAGGAAATTGTGGAGATTGAAAAGGCATTAACAGTAACCAATGAAATGCACTTATTGGCTATGCGTATGAGCAAGGCAGGTGTTAAGGAATACGAGATTGTCAGTGCTATTCAGAACGTAGCCGGAAGCCATAATTGTGAGTTGGCATATCCGTCTATCGTAACCATAAACGGGGGAATTCTGCACAACCATTATAAGATGAACACCTTACAGTCGGGGCAATTACTGTTAAACGACTCAGGATGTGAAACAGCTATGGGATACGCGTCAGACTTAACACGTACATTTCCGGTGGACAAGAAGTTCACAGCAGAACAACGCGATTTGTACAATGTGGTATTAGCCTCGTTTGAAGCAGCGAAGGCAGAATTGAGAGAAGGAACCAAGTTTAAAAACGTTCACTTAAAAGCAGCAGAAATATTGTCGCAAGGGTTGATCGACTTAGGGTTTATGAAAGGAAACGCACAAGACGCAGTAGCCGCACACGCACACACGATGTTCTTCCAATGTGGATTAGGACATATGATGGGGCTTGACGTACACGATATGGAGGACTTAGGAGAGCAATATGTGGGGTACACGGCAGACGAACCAAAGGAAACAAGTATTTTTGGTTTAAAGTCACTCCGTTTAGGAAAAGCCTTGAAAGCCGGCCACGTATTGACAGTAGAACCAGGGATTTACTTCATTCCAGAGTTAATCGAAATGTGGGAAGCAGACAAGAAAAATGCGGAGTTCATCAACTATGAAAAAGTTAAGGCATTCCAACATTTCGGGGGAATCAGAATTGAGGATAACTTCTTAATTCAAGCCGATGGCTATCAACACTTAGGACCAGAATTGATTAAAACCGTTGCTGAAATAGAAGATTACAAAGCGAAGTTTTAA